In the Emys orbicularis isolate rEmyOrb1 chromosome 3, rEmyOrb1.hap1, whole genome shotgun sequence genome, one interval contains:
- the GJA1 gene encoding gap junction alpha-1 protein, translated as MGDWSALGKLLDKVQAYSTAGGKVWLSVLFIFRILLLGTAVESAWGDEQSAFRCNTQQPGCENVCYDKSFPISHVRFWVLQIIFVSVPTLLYLAHVFYVMRKEEKLNKREEELKGVQNDGVNVEMHLKQIEIKKFKYGIEVHGKVKMRGGLLRTYIITILFKSVFEVAFLVIQWYVYGFSLNAIYTCERDPCPHRVDCFLSRPTEKTIFIIFMLVVSLVSLALNIIELFYVFFKGVKDRVKGKPDPYSPTGTVSPAKECGSTKYAYFNGCSSPTAPLSPMSPPGYKLVTGDRNNSSCRNYNKQASEQNWANYSAEQNRMGQAGSTISNSHAQPFDFHDDPQNTKKLASGLELQPLTLVDQRPPSRASSRASSRPRPDDLEI; from the coding sequence ATGGGTGACTGGAGTGCCCTGGGCAAACTTCTTGACAAGGTTCAAGCTTATTCTACTGCAGGAGGGAAGGTATGGCTCTCTGTCCTCTTTATTTTCCGCATCTTGCTCTTGGGGACAGCAGTGGAATCGGCCTGGGGAGATGAGCAATCTGCTTTCCGGTGCAACACTCAGCAGCCTGGTTGCGAGAACGTCTGCTATGACAAGTCCTTTCCAATATCTCATGTGCGCTTCTGGGTTCTGCAGATCATATTTGTGTCTGTGCCTACCCTCTTGTATCTGGCACACGTGTTCTATGTGATGCGGAAAGAAGAGAAACTGAACAAGAGAGAAGAAGAGCTTAAGGGTGTCCAAAATGATGGCGTGAATGTGGAGATGCACCTCAAACAAATAGAGATAAAGAAATTCAAGTATGGAATTGAAGTGCATGGCAAAGTTAAAATGCGAGGAGGACTGCTCCGTACTTACATCATCACCATTCTCTTTAAATCTGTCTTTGAGGTAGCCTTCTTGGTGATACAATGGTACGTCTATGGGTTTAGCCTGAATGCTATTTACACTTGTGAGCGAGACCCATGCCCACACAGAGTGGACTGCTTCCTCTCCCGTCCAACAGAGAAAACCATCTTCATTATCTTCATGCTGGTAGTGTCTTTAGTATCTCTTGCCTTGAACATTATTGAGCTTTTCTATGTGTTCTTCAAGGGTGTCAAGGATCGTGTGAAAGGAAAACCAGACCCCTACTCTCCCACCGGTACTGTGAGTCCTGCCAAGGAATGTGGATCCACAAAATATGCTTATTTTAATGGCTGTTCCTCTCCCACTGCCCCCTTATCACCCATGTCTCCACCAGGCTACAAGCTTGTTACTGGTGACAGGAACAATTCCTCCTGTCGTAACTACAATAAACAAGCCAGTGAGCAAAACTGGGCAAATTACAGTGCTGAGCAGAACAGAATGGGACAGGCTGGTAGCACCATCTCCAACTCTCATGCCCAGCCCTTTGATTTCCATGATGATCCCCAGAACACTAAAAAACTGGCATCAGGGCTTGAGCTGCAGCCCCTCACCCTTGTGGACCAAAGGCCACCTAGCAGAGCCAGCAGCCGAGCCAGTAGTAGACCTAGACCTGATGACCTGGAGATCTAA